The DNA segment GCAGCCTTACGGGTGCGGCCCGGTCAACGAGGCGGGATTGGATTTCTACGACCGCTTGGTCGACGCGCTTCTCGACGCGGGCATCACGCCTTTTGTGACGTTGTATCACTGGGATCTGCCGCAGCCGCTGCAGGCTGAGATCGGCGGCTGGGAGAGCCGGGAGATCGTCTCGCTGTTCGCCGATTACGCCGAGCTTTGCGCCGAACGTCTCGGCGACCGCGTCACGCACTGGATCACCCACAACGAACCGGGCGCGACGATGGAAGCTTATCTCGAAGGCACGATGCCGCCGGGCATCGTCGATGAGAAGAAAGCGTACCAGGTGGCCCACAACGTGCTTCTTTCGCACGGCCTGGCGACGCAAGCTCTGCGGGCGATTGGCGGCGAGCGATTCCAGATCGGCATTGCGCCGGATATCTGGCCCGTGTACCCGGCGACCGACGACCCGGCCGATATCGAAGCGGCGGAGCTGTTGTGGGAGAAGCGGTGGGCTTGGTTCTTGGAACCGCTGGGGTTGAAGCGCTACCCCGCCAAGGCCTGGGAGGCGCTGGGCGACAGCCGTCCGAAGGTTCTGGACGGTGATTTGGAGTTGATCGGCCAGCCGCTGGATTTCCTTGGCGTCAACCATTACTCGCGGGTGGTCGTCGGCCGAGACGGCGAAGTGGAACGGCTACCGGATCGCCCCTACACCGATTTCGGTTGGGAAGTCGTTCCGGAAGCATTCTACGACGCGCTGGCGCGGGTGCATGCGAACTACAAGCTCGGCCCGTTTTACATCACGGAAAACGGCGCGGCGTACAACGACGTACTCGACGCCGACGGGCGCGTGCGCGATCCGAAACGGCAGGCGTATTTCGCGCAATACCTCGCCACGCTCCACCGCGCCATCACCGACGGCGTGCCGGTGAAGGGGTACTTCGCCTGGTCGCTGCTCGACAACTTTGAGTGGGCGTACGGCTACTCCGTCCGTTTCGGTTTGATTCACGTCGACTACGAGACGCAGGCGCGCACGATCAAGGAAAGCGCGCGTTGGTATGCGCAGGTGATTGCGGATAACGGTTTCGAAAGCGAGTAATTCGCGTCACAAAACAAGAGAGGCCGGATTTTCACCCGACCTCCCTTGCTGTCTCTAACCTAATTTTTCTTTTTGACCGCCCGGAAGGGATTCACCCAACCGGCGAACGCCGGGCCGCTGCGCGTCTGGATGAAAATGTCTCCCTGACCCCGATAGCGACACACCAACCCCTCGCCCGAGAGGAAGGTCGCTTTGAGGCCGCCGACCGCCTCGACCTTGTAGTCGATGGTGTCGGGGAAGGCGACGATGTGCGTGGTGTCGACGATGTATTCGCCATCCACGTGCACTTTTTTCAAGCCGCCGTAACTGGAGATAAAGAGCGTTCCGGTTCCGCTTATTTTGAGCAGAATGAATCCCTCGCCGGAGAAGAAGCTCTTGGCTCCGCCGAACTTCGCGTCGATTTCGATGTCACCCACGTGCGCGATGTACGCACCGGCTTGCAGGAAGTAGGTGCCGCCGCTGAGTTCGATCGCCTCCACATCGCCGGGTGTCGAGGGCGCAAGTTTGATCGTGCCCGGGGCGCCTTCGGCGGTGAAGGTGTTGGTCATGAAGTTTTCGCCGGCCAATTTGCGTTTCAGTCCGCCGAGCAGGCCGCCCTTCATCTCTGTTTTGATTTGCACGTTGGCGCTCATCGCCACCATCGCGCCGGGTTCGGCGACGACGCTTTCGCCGGCCTCGAGTGACAATTCCACCAACGCGTAATCAGGTTTTCCCGTCAGTTCGTAGTCCATGGCGTCCTCCTACCGTTCGCGCGGTGGCAGCTTCGCGCCGAGAAACTGGCCGAAGCCCGGGGCGTTGTGGGTTTGCATCCACAGTTTGCCCTTGCCGGTGAATTTGCAGACCAGGCCCTCGCCGGAAAGCAACGTCGCTTTCCAACCGCCGACTTTCTGC comes from the Candidatus Lernaella stagnicola genome and includes:
- a CDS encoding GH1 family beta-glucosidase, whose amino-acid sequence is MSTLRFPEGFLWGAATSAHQIEGGHDADGKGPSTWDVFETEAGRIRNGDTAQVACDHYHRYAEDVGLMRKLGLRAYRFSIAWPRVQPYGCGPVNEAGLDFYDRLVDALLDAGITPFVTLYHWDLPQPLQAEIGGWESREIVSLFADYAELCAERLGDRVTHWITHNEPGATMEAYLEGTMPPGIVDEKKAYQVAHNVLLSHGLATQALRAIGGERFQIGIAPDIWPVYPATDDPADIEAAELLWEKRWAWFLEPLGLKRYPAKAWEALGDSRPKVLDGDLELIGQPLDFLGVNHYSRVVVGRDGEVERLPDRPYTDFGWEVVPEAFYDALARVHANYKLGPFYITENGAAYNDVLDADGRVRDPKRQAYFAQYLATLHRAITDGVPVKGYFAWSLLDNFEWAYGYSVRFGLIHVDYETQARTIKESARWYAQVIADNGFESE
- a CDS encoding TIGR00266 family protein, with translation MDYELTGKPDYALVELSLEAGESVVAEPGAMVAMSANVQIKTEMKGGLLGGLKRKLAGENFMTNTFTAEGAPGTIKLAPSTPGDVEAIELSGGTYFLQAGAYIAHVGDIEIDAKFGGAKSFFSGEGFILLKISGTGTLFISSYGGLKKVHVDGEYIVDTTHIVAFPDTIDYKVEAVGGLKATFLSGEGLVCRYRGQGDIFIQTRSGPAFAGWVNPFRAVKKKN